The following proteins are co-located in the Deinococcus metallilatus genome:
- the ligA gene encoding NAD-dependent DNA ligase LigA, translating to MSHPAPDTPPAEVTRDHYQTLRAEVERHARAYHELDAPEIPDDVYDRLVRELRSIEEAHPEWVGATTPTQQVGGAPSAAFQPVNHPTPMTSLDNVFDDEELAEWQEKLARALNLPPDYDGFTYTGELKIDGLSVNLYYVDGTLQWAATRGNGRVGEMVTEQVLTVPGLPRELPGLQGELEVRGEVYLSRADFADFNARAEELGTPLLKNPRNGAAGALRQKDPEVTRTRNLKAIFYALGKRDSVPARTQAEVLTWLAAQGFPTSRYSETFTGLQAAADYHRRMTQQRAQFEFDADGTVLKLDSLALEAEAGFTSRAPRWAIAYKFPVEEVETVLESITVNVGRTGKLAPLAHLAPRLIEGSTVSKATLHNEDYIRDLDLRIGDTVVVRKSGGVIPQIMRVVLEKRPLDAVPYQFPTHCPECGHEVTRAEGDANTYCPNPACPAQQFERLRYFVSRGAMDVRGIGEKLIEQLLAVGLVRDAADLYTLNAEQLAALERSGEKKAANILAQLEASKTRPLWRLINALGMNHVGERNAQALAHAFGTLDALLAATPEQIEAVPGMGGTIAQSVTAALTDPSMQDLIRRLRERGLNPVEETAPRGDALAGLSFVLTGALSRPRDEIKARLEAAGARVTGSVTKKTSYLVAGEEAGSKLDRARELGITVLDEAGLGALLAERGV from the coding sequence ATGAGTCACCCCGCCCCTGATACCCCGCCCGCCGAGGTCACCCGGGACCACTACCAGACCCTGCGCGCCGAGGTCGAGCGCCACGCCCGCGCCTATCATGAGCTGGACGCCCCCGAGATTCCCGACGACGTGTACGACCGTCTGGTGCGTGAGCTGCGGTCCATCGAGGAGGCGCACCCGGAGTGGGTGGGGGCCACCACGCCGACGCAGCAGGTCGGCGGCGCCCCCAGCGCGGCCTTCCAGCCCGTGAACCACCCCACCCCCATGACCAGCCTCGACAACGTCTTCGACGACGAGGAACTGGCCGAGTGGCAGGAGAAGCTGGCGCGGGCGCTGAACCTTCCCCCCGACTACGACGGCTTCACGTACACCGGCGAGCTGAAGATCGACGGCCTGAGCGTGAATCTGTATTACGTGGACGGCACGCTGCAATGGGCGGCCACGCGCGGCAACGGGCGTGTCGGGGAGATGGTGACGGAGCAGGTGCTCACCGTTCCCGGCCTGCCCCGCGAGCTGCCCGGCCTCCAGGGCGAGCTGGAGGTGCGCGGCGAGGTGTATCTCAGCCGGGCCGACTTCGCGGACTTCAACGCCCGCGCGGAGGAACTGGGCACGCCCCTGCTGAAAAACCCCCGCAATGGGGCCGCCGGGGCCCTGCGGCAGAAAGACCCCGAGGTGACCCGCACGCGGAACCTCAAGGCCATTTTCTACGCTCTGGGCAAGCGCGACAGCGTCCCGGCCCGTACCCAGGCCGAGGTGCTGACCTGGCTCGCCGCGCAGGGCTTCCCGACCAGCCGCTACAGCGAGACGTTCACGGGCCTCCAGGCCGCCGCCGACTATCACCGCCGCATGACGCAGCAGCGGGCGCAGTTTGAGTTCGACGCCGACGGCACGGTGCTGAAACTGGACTCGCTGGCGCTGGAGGCCGAAGCCGGATTCACCAGCCGCGCGCCCCGCTGGGCCATCGCCTACAAGTTCCCGGTCGAGGAGGTGGAGACGGTGCTGGAAAGCATCACGGTGAACGTGGGCCGCACCGGCAAGCTCGCGCCCCTCGCGCACCTCGCGCCCCGGCTGATCGAGGGCAGCACCGTCAGCAAGGCGACCCTCCACAACGAGGACTACATCCGCGACCTCGACCTGCGGATCGGGGACACGGTGGTGGTCCGCAAGTCGGGCGGCGTGATCCCGCAGATTATGCGCGTGGTGCTGGAAAAGCGCCCGCTTGACGCCGTCCCCTACCAGTTCCCCACCCACTGCCCCGAGTGCGGGCACGAGGTCACGCGCGCCGAGGGCGACGCCAACACCTACTGCCCCAACCCCGCCTGCCCGGCGCAGCAGTTCGAGCGGCTGCGCTACTTCGTCAGCCGGGGCGCGATGGACGTGCGCGGCATCGGGGAGAAGCTGATCGAGCAACTGCTCGCGGTGGGCCTGGTCCGCGACGCCGCCGACCTCTACACCCTGAACGCCGAGCAGCTCGCGGCGCTGGAGCGCAGCGGCGAGAAGAAGGCCGCGAATATCCTCGCGCAATTGGAAGCCAGCAAGACGCGGCCCCTCTGGCGCCTGATCAACGCGCTGGGCATGAACCACGTCGGGGAACGCAACGCTCAGGCGCTCGCCCACGCCTTCGGCACGCTGGACGCCCTCCTCGCCGCCACGCCCGAACAGATCGAGGCGGTGCCCGGGATGGGCGGCACCATCGCCCAGAGCGTGACCGCGGCCCTGACCGACCCCAGCATGCAGGACCTGATCCGCCGCCTGCGCGAACGCGGCCTGAACCCCGTGGAGGAGACGGCCCCACGCGGCGACGCCCTGGCGGGCCTGAGCTTCGTCCTCACCGGCGCCCTCTCCCGCCCCCGCGACGAGATCAAGGCGCGGTTGGAAGCGGCCGGAGCGCGCGTCACCGGCAGCGTCACCAAGAAGACCAGCTACCTCGTCGCGGGCGAGGAGGCAGGCAGCAAACTCGACCGCGCCCGCGAACTGGGGATCACGGTGCTGGACGAGGCGGGTCTGGGG
- the uvrA gene encoding excinuclease ABC subunit UvrA → MQNQNLIVRGAREHNLKNVTVELPRDKFVVITGVSGSGKSTLAFDTIYAEGQRRYVESLSAYARQFLGLMEKPDVESIEGLSPAISIDQKTTSHNPRSTVGTVTEIHDYLRLLYARVGTPYCPICGRKIEKQSPSEITDRLLTQFADARAILLAPVVRGRKGEYRKLFGDLRREGFARVRVDGTLYELEEAEKLKLEKFEKHDVDVVVDRVTLRESDRSRIAESVELGLRRGEGLLRVLMPDSGAEELYSEKFACPEHGSVLEELEPRSFSFNNPYGACPDCAGLGSKQEFAPELVIDEKLSIAEGAILPWSKKGTGGGVYYWDKLKALAEHLDFDLKTPWRDLPEQAKKAILHGPGEPFEVVYRRNGKETMRFTTEFEGVLVNLERRYADTESEFMREKLEELMELRPCPTCGGTRYKPEILAVRVGGLNISQASGMSVLEADAFFRELQEGTVERALIEPHLHEHLGGTAKAHEPRRYEYGLNEFGTAVAAPILKAIRTRLKFLVDVGLDYLSLDRTANTLSGGEAQRIRLATQVGSGLTGVLYVLDEPSIGLHPKDNGRLIGTLKNLRDLGNTLIVVEHDEDTMLEADYLVDMGPGAGVHGGEVVAVGTPEQVRDNPGSLTGKYLRGDLKIEVPQTRRRGNGKKLKVIGAREHNLKDVNIDIPLGTMTVVTGPSGSGKSTLIHDILHATLARELNGAKTNPGRFDRIEGMEYLDKVIEIDQSPIGRTPRSNPATYTGVFTEIRDLFTRTPEARRRGYQAGRFSFNVKGGRCEHCKGDGVMKIEMNFLPDIYVPCEVCKGARYNRETLEVKYNGKTISEVLDMTVEDARTFFENIPGIERKMQLLCDVGLGYMKIGQPSTTLSGGEAQRIKLASELSKRATGKTIYILDEPTTGLHFEDVRKLLEVLERLVEGGNTLVVIEHNLDVMKCADHIIDLGPEGGVRGGTVVATGTPEQLAAHPTSYTGEYLRRVPGIVPAGSQAEEPELVGATPARKTRTKKAVGA, encoded by the coding sequence TTGCAGAACCAGAACCTGATTGTACGCGGGGCGCGGGAACACAACCTCAAGAACGTGACGGTCGAGCTGCCGCGCGACAAGTTCGTGGTGATCACCGGCGTCTCCGGCAGCGGCAAGAGCACGCTGGCCTTCGACACCATCTACGCCGAAGGCCAGCGCCGCTACGTGGAGTCCCTCAGTGCCTACGCGCGGCAGTTCCTAGGCCTGATGGAAAAGCCGGACGTGGAGAGCATCGAGGGCCTCTCCCCCGCCATCTCCATCGACCAGAAGACCACCAGCCACAACCCGCGCAGCACGGTGGGCACCGTCACCGAGATTCACGATTACCTGCGCCTGCTGTACGCCCGCGTCGGCACGCCGTACTGCCCGATCTGCGGGCGCAAGATCGAGAAGCAGAGTCCCAGCGAGATCACCGACCGGCTGCTCACGCAGTTCGCGGACGCGCGGGCGATCCTGCTCGCGCCGGTCGTGCGCGGGCGCAAGGGCGAGTACCGCAAGCTGTTCGGGGACCTGCGGCGCGAGGGCTTCGCGCGCGTGCGGGTGGACGGCACCCTCTACGAGCTGGAGGAAGCCGAGAAGCTGAAGCTGGAGAAGTTCGAGAAGCATGACGTGGACGTGGTCGTGGACCGCGTGACGCTGCGCGAGTCCGACCGCAGCCGCATCGCGGAGAGCGTGGAACTGGGCCTGCGGCGCGGCGAGGGGCTGCTGCGGGTGCTGATGCCGGACTCGGGGGCCGAGGAACTGTACTCCGAGAAGTTCGCCTGCCCGGAACACGGCAGCGTGCTGGAGGAACTGGAACCGCGCTCCTTCAGTTTCAACAATCCCTACGGGGCCTGCCCCGACTGCGCGGGCCTGGGCAGCAAGCAGGAGTTCGCGCCGGAACTGGTGATCGACGAGAAGCTCAGCATCGCGGAGGGCGCGATTCTCCCGTGGAGCAAGAAGGGCACCGGCGGCGGCGTGTACTACTGGGACAAGCTCAAGGCGCTCGCGGAGCACCTGGACTTCGACCTCAAGACGCCCTGGCGCGACCTGCCGGAACAGGCCAAAAAGGCGATCCTGCACGGGCCGGGCGAGCCCTTCGAGGTGGTGTACCGCCGGAACGGCAAGGAAACCATGCGCTTCACGACCGAGTTCGAGGGTGTCCTCGTGAACCTGGAGCGGCGCTACGCCGACACCGAGTCCGAGTTCATGCGTGAGAAGCTGGAGGAACTGATGGAACTCCGGCCCTGCCCGACCTGCGGCGGCACGCGCTACAAGCCCGAGATCCTGGCGGTGCGCGTGGGCGGCCTGAACATCTCGCAGGCGAGTGGGATGAGCGTGCTGGAAGCGGACGCCTTCTTCCGCGAACTTCAGGAAGGCACCGTGGAGCGCGCGCTGATCGAGCCGCACCTGCACGAACACCTGGGCGGCACCGCGAAGGCACACGAACCACGGCGCTACGAGTACGGCCTGAACGAGTTCGGCACCGCCGTCGCCGCGCCGATCCTCAAGGCGATCCGCACCCGGCTGAAGTTCCTGGTGGACGTGGGGCTGGATTACCTCAGCCTCGACCGCACCGCGAACACGCTCTCGGGTGGGGAGGCGCAGCGCATCCGCCTGGCCACTCAGGTCGGCTCGGGCCTGACGGGCGTGCTGTATGTGCTGGACGAACCCTCCATCGGCCTGCACCCCAAGGACAACGGGCGCTTGATCGGCACGCTGAAGAACCTGCGCGACCTCGGCAATACCCTGATCGTGGTCGAGCACGACGAGGACACCATGCTGGAGGCCGACTACCTGGTGGACATGGGGCCGGGCGCGGGGGTCCACGGCGGCGAGGTGGTGGCGGTCGGGACGCCCGAGCAGGTCCGGGACAACCCGGGCAGCCTGACCGGCAAGTACCTGCGCGGCGACCTGAAGATCGAGGTCCCGCAGACGCGGAGGCGCGGCAACGGCAAGAAGCTGAAGGTGATCGGGGCGCGCGAACACAACCTCAAGGACGTGAATATCGACATCCCGCTGGGGACGATGACGGTCGTGACTGGGCCGAGCGGGTCGGGCAAGTCCACCCTGATCCACGACATCCTGCACGCCACGCTGGCCCGCGAACTCAACGGCGCGAAGACCAACCCCGGCAGGTTTGACCGGATCGAGGGCATGGAGTACCTCGACAAGGTGATCGAGATCGACCAGTCGCCTATCGGCCGGACGCCGCGCTCCAACCCGGCGACGTACACCGGCGTCTTCACCGAGATTCGCGACCTCTTCACCCGGACGCCGGAAGCGCGGCGGCGCGGGTACCAGGCGGGGCGTTTCTCCTTCAACGTGAAGGGCGGGCGCTGCGAGCACTGCAAGGGCGACGGCGTGATGAAGATCGAGATGAACTTCCTGCCCGACATCTACGTGCCGTGCGAGGTCTGCAAGGGGGCCAGGTACAACCGCGAGACGCTGGAAGTCAAGTACAACGGCAAGACCATCAGCGAAGTGCTGGATATGACGGTGGAGGACGCCCGCACCTTCTTCGAGAACATCCCCGGCATCGAGCGCAAGATGCAACTGCTGTGCGACGTGGGCCTGGGCTACATGAAGATCGGGCAGCCCTCGACCACCCTTTCCGGCGGCGAGGCGCAGCGCATCAAGCTGGCCTCCGAACTGTCCAAGCGCGCGACCGGCAAGACGATCTACATCCTCGACGAGCCGACGACCGGCCTGCACTTCGAGGACGTGCGGAAGCTGCTGGAGGTGCTGGAGCGGCTGGTGGAGGGTGGGAACACGCTGGTGGTCATTGAGCATAATCTCGATGTGATGAAGTGCGCCGACCACATCATCGACCTGGGGCCGGAAGGCGGCGTGCGGGGGGGCACGGTCGTGGCGACCGGAACACCCGAGCAACTGGCCGCCCACCCGACGAGCTACACCGGGGAGTACCTGCGCCGCGTGCCGGGCATCGTCCCCGCCGGGAGCCAGGCCGAGGAGCCGGAACTGGTGGGGGCGACCCCGGCCAGGAAGACCCGGACGAAGAAGGCGGTCGGGGCGTGA
- a CDS encoding BMP family lipoprotein: MKKFLTLALATAVATSATLAAAQGATRVGIAFDAGGKFDKSFNQSAWEGTQRAQKNLGVQVKDFEPSDPSQTVQGIRSFANQGFDLTIGVGFANNASVTQVAKENPDLAFGLVDDISPAKNVASLVFSEQEGSYLVGYLAGLNSSTGVVGFVGGMDVPLIHKFEAGYTAGVKAANPRAKVIAQYVGTTPDAWNNPGKAKEIAASMRAKGADIIFAAAGASGNGVIDYVKQTQCLKAANLPAGVKFTSDNFKTVSKSASYKQACAGNTRPMFFIGVDSNQNYLGDFDKNPATLNHGLTSMMKRVDNAVYALIKDVKDNKFKGGERRFGLKENGVGYAMDQYNKVLIPSSQVLKVEAIKNQIINGKIKVPTQ; this comes from the coding sequence ATGAAGAAATTCCTGACGCTCGCCCTCGCCACCGCCGTTGCCACCTCGGCCACCCTCGCCGCCGCGCAGGGGGCCACCCGCGTCGGCATCGCCTTCGATGCGGGCGGCAAGTTCGACAAGAGCTTCAACCAGAGCGCCTGGGAGGGCACCCAGCGCGCCCAGAAGAACCTCGGCGTGCAGGTCAAGGACTTTGAACCCAGCGACCCCAGCCAGACGGTGCAGGGCATCCGCTCCTTCGCCAACCAGGGCTTCGACCTGACCATCGGCGTGGGCTTTGCCAACAATGCCAGCGTCACGCAGGTCGCCAAGGAGAACCCGGACCTCGCCTTCGGCCTGGTGGACGACATCAGCCCCGCGAAGAACGTCGCCAGCCTGGTGTTCTCCGAGCAGGAGGGCAGCTACCTGGTGGGCTACCTGGCGGGCCTGAACAGCAGCACCGGCGTGGTCGGCTTCGTGGGCGGCATGGACGTGCCGCTGATCCACAAGTTCGAGGCCGGGTACACCGCGGGCGTGAAGGCCGCCAACCCCAGGGCGAAGGTCATCGCGCAGTACGTGGGCACCACCCCCGACGCCTGGAACAACCCCGGCAAGGCCAAGGAGATCGCGGCCAGCATGCGCGCCAAGGGCGCCGACATCATCTTCGCCGCGGCGGGCGCCAGCGGCAACGGCGTCATCGACTACGTCAAGCAGACGCAGTGCCTCAAGGCCGCGAACCTGCCCGCGGGCGTGAAGTTCACCAGCGACAACTTCAAGACCGTGTCCAAGAGCGCCAGCTACAAGCAGGCCTGCGCGGGCAACACCCGCCCGATGTTCTTTATCGGCGTGGACAGCAACCAGAACTACCTCGGCGACTTCGACAAGAACCCCGCCACCCTGAACCACGGCCTGACCTCGATGATGAAGCGCGTGGACAACGCCGTGTACGCCCTGATCAAGGATGTCAAGGACAACAAGTTCAAGGGTGGCGAGCGCCGCTTCGGCCTGAAGGAAAACGGCGTGGGCTACGCGATGGACCAGTACAACAAGGTCCTGATCCCCAGCAGCCAGGTGCTGAAGGTCGAAGCCATCAAGAACCAGATCATCAACGGCAAGATCAAGGTGCCCACCCAGTAA